CAAACAGCTGCTTTCTTAGAAGATTGGGTTTGCGTTGGCTGCCACTCGAAGTTGAGAACAATCAGCCACGGTGTGGAGAGGATGCAATCCAGATAGTGAACAAAATAGGCTTTAGAATAGAAATGGGAGTAAGTGATTTTCATTCTAACTATTTCGTTTAGGAGAGTATCATTTTCATTCCAATCTTAGAGAAGAACGAGAATATCCCAATCCCCTAAAATTTATTCCCTATTCTCCTTTGGTATTTAAAACCTATTCTGGTTCTAATTTCAATTCTAGTCACGGACTAAATGAATTGGAGGTATAGTCATTCTGATTCCCATTCTAGTCCAtctcattctgattctgatttcagTTTAGGTCGTGAATCAAATGCACTGCCAATATATTGGCTATTACTAAGGTCTCAACATGCAATGTGATAGGATATAAAAGAGAACAAAGGTTTGTTGGTTTCTCTTTTATGTCCAAGAGATGGGAGAGAATTGCCACATGCTTACATGGAATGAATAACTTGAAGATTTTCCCAATATATCTGTAGCATAGGAGGATCTACATGCACATGTTTCTTTGGTGGCTAAACAACCTTTTTGTAGATGCGCCTTGGCTGTATTACTACTTTCtctctaatcatgatctaagtaggCTATTACCCCAACCTGCAAGCTCGAGACTTTTATCCAAACCCAATGATATGAAATCAAAGTCACACTCCCTGATCTTTCGAGTTGAGTTTAGGTTTAAGATTTTACACCCAATTGATATGAACTTGACTCAAACATCCAAACCTTAACATGCCTAGTGTTTCCTGTCTCTTCTTGCATATCACGATGGAAAGGAAACAAGTCAATATCTTGTCTAGATATGTGTGTGGGTGTGCCATTGGAATTCAGACTAAATAGGATAGATGATAGTAGTGGATCCTACGGGCTTGACCTAAAAGATTTTTCAGCCATGGGTGTCGGTCTTGGGAGAGGAGGCGGTGACTAAAGTCCTAAGCTATGAACTAAGAGCCAAGAGATAAATGATAAAGACaactaaaagataaaataaataagatatttCCAAGTGTCTCTTATCAATTGTTGGGGTAGGTGTTGATAGTTATCTATGATACCTGCTTGGCTATTTTATGTGATGTGGGCTATTGTTACCATATAGGGCAATTATCTCTCTAATTATACTAGTCCTACATTTTGGATAGTGCTACCACTTCTCCCATATTTTGGATAACGGTAATTCCTAGCTAAACATTTTACTTAGGTTCTATTCTACTAAAAGTTCTGTCCAAAGCTGATGGCCCTCTCCCTCTTCAATGTGCACCTTCATATTTGGTCTACATTCTGATGCCTCGGTCTATACTATTGGTGTTCCAACATGCACTCTTGCTATTTCAGCACCCCAATACTCAATTTGAGGTTATTATCCTTCTAGTAGTAGCTGGTATCTGGGCCATTAGTTTCAGCCTGTTGGTCGAGTATGatccacttatcaagtatagctttAGCTTGCTGGCCAAGTATAATTTAGCTTGTGGTAGAATAAAACTTCAGCTTACTAGTTGAATACTTTAACCTACTAGTGGAGTTAATGTTCTACATTTGGATACTTGATCGAAGGCTATATCCTTCTAGAATATCTTATTCGACCtacaaaaaataaattcaaaaatctGCAACTATTTAGTTCACACTAGATGACCTTCTAAGACCTATTGTTGATCGATCTATTCGTCATAGTCACTTATCTGGAAATAGTGTAAACACCTGACTTATTGTACATATAAAATATAAGACTCATTCAAgctttattatttgattatattCTAATTATATTCTAAACATAAGACTAATTCAGAACTAGAATATTTTGCACACATACCCTCCTAAAATTCTACCTCCTAAATGTTAGAATTTTTGTGATACCCTTCTAAAATTAATATTCACATATATACCTCATAAATACTTATTTTATGTGTatatccttttattttttttgtatacaTATCCGTGCTATCTAATGCCATTAAGAAATTAGCAGTTTAAAATTGAAATAGTTAAAATATCCTTAATAGATTTATATCcaaaaagaaatatttataaggatatatatacaaataaaaattttacaagtaTTCATGTAATTTCATATATTTAGTAGGTTTTACATgccaaaaaaaattctttgattttttatgtGAATATCCTCTAAAATATTGGATTTACATGAGTACCCTtccaaaattgatatttgtatgcataacttcataaatttttttttacatgaatACCTTTGATATAGTAGTTCAACTGATTTCATTagctaaattatatttatttaaattaaaattaataaattatctttttatttcaaAAGTGGATAATATGTTATGGGTCTTGCTGAAACTTATCCGACCATTTGAACTTCCCCTCTTTTCAATAACAAACCTTTTTGattatctaatcattaaatcGATCTTTTTTCAAGGATTATTGTTATAGAAAATATTAATGAGCATTTACTAAACCAATTTGAGTGTTAAGACAAGTTacaatagataaaaaaaaataatttatatgtatatcctcctaaatatattaaattatacaAATATCCTTATAAAGTTCgtatttacatattttatatatatatatatatatatatatatatatatatatatatatatatatatatctttataaatatttctttttatatatctatccattaagaatattttatttattttaattataaattattaatttcttaACAATATTAGATGATGtagatatatatgtaaaatatatatatatataaaataaatattttataaatatatttattaatttaaaaatatttatataaattttaatatttaaaaagatatgtacataaaagaaaaaaaaaacttagaagTAATTAAAAATGACCAATATAGCGGACAAGGGAGCCTGCGGTAATTGCAAAGCCTGCCTCGTAAGCATCAATTGTCCTTTTCCTTCGTTTCTTCGTAAATAATGatggaaaaaatatttattaatgaaAAAGTCGTTGTCTAAATCCATTTCCATCTTCCAACAagcttcttattttcttttttgtgCGGCATTTCCCTTGACTCATAGGGTCTTTCATTTGAATCTTTATACATAGGTTTGCAAGGATCCGTGGTGTCTCGCAGTTTCGAATTCTCTTGAAGTATCAGGAGCTTCCCTTCTCAAAAGATGGCAATGATCGTAGATGCTTTTGTGAAAGGATTCGTGATCCAACTCACGAATTTTGTAGAGGGTGAGGTGTCAATCACGCTCAAAGTGAAGGATGACCTCCAAAAGCTCCAAACAAGACTGGAAAGGATAAGAGGTTTTCTTGAAAATGCAGAGCGGAAGAGGCATGAAGACTCGAACATCGGTAATTGGGTGAGGGAGTTGAAAGACATCATGTATGATGCGGATGATATCATCGACCTTTGTATCATCAAAGGCAGCAAATTATTGGAAAGCCATCAATCCATTTCTGTGGTATGCCATCCCTATCCCTTCCCTTTATTTTCTTGCTTCAGTTGTATGAAGTTCCGCCGTGAAATTGGTAACAGAATTAGAGATCTTAATAATAGGCTGAAAGAGATTGTGGAGGATAGATCAGCATTGCCTAAACTAGAATACACTAACCAAGATGTCGAAGTGAGCAGAGTGAATCCTCGTCGGACATTTCCCATTGAGGTTAATTCTGATATCGTAGGGAAACAAATCGAAGAAGCTACCCAGGGTCTTGTGGGTTTATTAGTCAAAGAAGATAAACAAAAATGCTGGATTTTGGGGATTGTTGGGATGGGTGGAATCGGCAAAACTACTCTTGCTTCTAATATATACAGTGatgaaagaataaaagaaaaCTTTCCTATGCGAGTATGGGTGTGTGTGTCCAAGGATTTTTCAGAGACAGAGTTGCTGAAAGAGATGATTAGGAGTGCGGGTGGAAATTATAGGCAGGCTAAGACAAAAGCTGAACTCGTACCTTATCTTTCCTCTGTCCTTTCAAAAAGGTTCATTATTGTGTTAGATGATATATGGGAAGCAAAAGTATGGGAGGATCTGCTCAGATATCCTTTAGAAAGTGCAACGGCTGGTGGTAGGATTGTGATCACCACTCGAGACATAAATGTGGCTACGAATATGAGAGCACTTGTCCACCATGTTGACGAAATGGATACTGATGATGGCTGGGCATTGGTATGCAAGAAAGTCTTTAGAGATGATGAAAAGGAAGAGATTTTTAATTTAAGAGACATTGGTCTTAAAATTGTTAAAAAATGTGATGGCCTTCCTCTTGCAATCAAAACCATAGCAGGGGTTCTAAAGTTGAAGAAGAGAAGCATAATAGAGTGGAATAATGTTCTGAGAAGTGATGCATGGTCTATGAGCCAACTTCAGACAGAACTCCCAGGAGCCTTATTTTTAAGCTACGAAGATTTAGCATCTGATCTGAAACAATGTTTTCTTTTCTGCTCATTATATCCTGAGGATTCTCGGATGCACCGTGATGATCTTGTTCGGTACTGGTTGGCTGAAGGTTTTGTGAAATCACAAGGTGATGTATTGCTAGAAGATTTAGCTGAAGATTACTACAAAGAGTTGATTTGCAGGAATCTTTTACGACTTGATCCTTATTTTGTAGATGAGAGTTGGTGCACAATGCATGATCTGCTACGTTCTCTTGCTCTATTTTTGATAGGAGATGAGAACACTTTTGTTGGTGGTGAAAACGCATATAACACGAACCGCTTGATCAAGCTTCGTCGCTTGTCAGTTTCAAACATGGGAGAGAGGCTAGATATCCCTGATGCGGTGAAAAAGCAGAAATGCTTGAGGACTCTAATTGTGTGGGATAGTGCCGGGACAAAGATAGTTGAGCATGATCTTGGAAGACTCGGGCAGCTACGAGTTTTGGACTTGACCGGCACAGGGCTGGAGAGCCTTCCAGACTCCATTGGAAACCTGTTACATCTAAGGTACCTGGATCTTGATGGAACGAATGTCAAAAATTTACCAGAGTCTATCGGACACCTTCAAAATCTGCAGACGTTGAAACTCTCTGGCTGTAAATCCCTGCACACGCTTCCCAAGGCCATCACGAGGTTGTGCAATCTAAGATGCCTTGGCCTCGACAAGACTCCGTTAAGCCATCTCCCAAAAGGAATAGGCAAATTGAGAAATCTCGTCTCTCTTGAAGGAtttgttgtcggtgatgatggaggCGAGCAAGACCAGGGGTGCGATTTGCAGGAGCTGCAATCTCTGTCCCAGCTGAGAGTGCTCCGGATAGACAGGTTGGAGAGGTCACGAGCTGGAGCTTCGGCACTCGCGAGCATTTGCTTTCTCAGAAAATTGGTTTTGTGCTGGCTTCCACCCGAGGCTGAGAATAATCAGCCACGATGCGGGGAGGACGCAATCCAGAAAGTGAACAAGATATGCAACAACCTCTCTCCTCCATCCAACCTGGAAGACCTTCAATTCCACGACTTCTTTGGTAGCGGTTTTCCCGGCTGGTTGATGTCATCCTCACTGGGTGCCTCCTTTCCTCACCTGGCATTCTTGCAACTTGATAAATGTAGGTCATGCCGGCAACTTCCTCCGCTAGGCCTATTGCCCCAGCTGAAATTCCTTCGGATTTCAGGCGCAGATGCGATCTCAACGATTGGACCCGAGCTTCTTGGTCGCCGTGGCTCAGGAGTTAACTGCATTTCCTAGGCTTGAATACCTGCAACTCAAACACATGCGCAACTGGAAAGAATGGTCATTAGGCGTGGTGGAAGAGGTTGGTGATGAAATTAGAGGAGCCTCTAAGCTGTTGCCGCATCTCAAGAGCCTACGCCTAGAGAACTGTCCCTAGCTAATAGCTCTTCCGGAAGGTCTGGGGTATGCCACTAACTTGCAGAAATTGCATATTGAGGGCGCGCACAACCTGAGAGAAATCAAAAACCTCCCCTCCTTAACTGACAAGCTCTATATTAAGGAAAACCCGAGGTTGGAAAGAGTATCAAACCTTCCCATGTTGAAATCTTTGCGTATACTGAATTGCCCAAGATTAGAGCACGTGGAGAATGTTGATAAGTTGCAATTCCTGGTCGTGGTCCTGGAACATCCTTTTGTGCTCCAGGGGCCCTCAGAGATACCCACTGGTCACTCGCCGGAGTGCCTCCCAGATGTTTCCAATAATCCTGATCAACAATCGGAGCACCTCCCACGGTGGTTATTGGACCGACTCGAGCCGCATCAAAATGCTCCGACTGCCGTGCAGAATCTCAGAAAATTTCGACTGAAATGCAGCTCACCACTGTTTACGAGCTTCCCGAAGGATACACCAAATTTCATTCAGTGGATCCCTGAGGTTTGGATCCAAGACATAGATGGTCCCTCATGGATACGGTATACCAAGGGACCCCCTCCCCCCTTCCAAACCAACGAGCAAACGGAAGGCTAAAATCAGGGGTGTGTAAGTGCTCTCACTTCAGCAAGGTGATCTCTACTTCTGTCATGCCCCGAATCCAACATCCGGATTggatatgtgatggccgcacactctttagagcaaaccctaaagaatatgcaaggccaaattaaatcattacaaccttatcaatcataatatttaatttcaataataattcataaaacttgcataattacaattaacattccttcaatcttctgatcaggtatcaacggtactctatttaTGCATCCGCTcattcacaaatccataccatagccaaccatggacatcttgtaactctgagaagaaaagaaagatgaaggggtgtgagctttacagcctaataagaatttccatatcacaccaatataataatataatttgaaaataaagataagcaataacacataaaagccgatgttcactgtccagtatactgcaaatatttatagattatctgttttatcaaaagagatgcattatcatatgttaataagtgaaacaattttattcaatgattgtttcatgtcttatctttctattttcttctattatcacatcgtctttaattcttttctttttggctttggctttggactaccaggatcatgcgacgatcttttattcagatcaatttctgtgatcttcctcggatcgaaatattcatgatctttctcggatcaaagtggccatgattttTCTCTGATCAAGCCATTCATGATTTTTCTCGGATtaaattcttccacacataagcctgtgggggctgtcccaggcataagctcctggcaggctattccacatgacaaggccaatcaaaatcatatttttttttcttttcattttcatgaaattataatatttgacttcattaatcaattcaaattttgcagtgtaataaatatatcatacccatataatcatgctatcaatcgctgatacatatgtattgatataacatactcatgctcaaaatcacataaataaataacagtgtctcagatataacaaattcatcgatctcaaatccaacgatgcaaaatcaataagataaaaccaacggtaaaataacatatataatgatgatcatatacagagattcttacctttatcggtgactgatccaagcacagaaatcaatgttcttctttgatttatgaatttttttaacaaaatattccactcgatatcatatgcagacaatcatctcttcataaccctaatcaaatataaaaatcatatatagagaaaattatccgataatcaatcctaataacacaaatctaggacctctctcaggattaaccaaaattaggatttgtctaagtatctggatccttcactgatccataagacttttagagagagaaaattcatgaagagagagaaaattttagagagagaaagtagggagagaatcttcgtatcctttcgatgaggcaatcatggtcgagatcatcagaggtcatatcaggatgactcaatatggattaaccatgattgatgttatcaatttcgaataaagatcgaatcaaaatctaatctactgcacgaatttcaaagcaatctttttctttttctcttttttttttctttttcttctttcttcttctttcttttttttttccttttctccccacagcctcccttgggccgaaacaggggacggacGAGGGGGCTCCAGCTTGGCTCCGACGAGGGCGACAGCTTTGTCGGAGGTCCgacagcaggtggaggcggcggtggagcaagggatggcTGGCGTCAAGGTTCGGCTGGcaagaaatcaagaagagatcgaaaaaataggggatcactactttttcttttattttttgatcattggccggtcaccgatGGCCAATACCTTCAGGGAAGAGATATAAAGGAATGAGGGTCCTATCCGAGGGATGAGATGCCACAACCGATGGTGTCGGTAgctagaaaagagagaaaaaagctcGGCTAAAAtagagcaaaacaggattcacccttttcatagattttttgatgatcccgaaggccggcgagggtgcacgaagccatgggaaaggagaggaaggaagaaagaaaggagaagaagggtttacctcaagcttcagcagcATCGTCAGCTTCGATTTTTGATGAGCATAGGTATGGGAGGCCTCGACTTCaattagagaaaaataaagagaaagaagagagagagaccagTGATCATCATGGGTTGTTgaggagggggagagggggtcttataaagtggaggggaggtcgaatcccccttggattcgacttctcctccagtgatttgggtggaagaagactcccagcggaagTCTTCTTCgttccatttttttttatatgggctttgggcttttgggcttggttcagggcccaaatgggccgggtgttacattctccccccttcaaataatttcatcctcgaaattaagttatgtcgttcgagatacatatttcaaagtatacattcttcatgtcattctcaagcttacgataatatcttatatattatttatttctcatgatcttgttataacaaaaattatttaaaatttcaaattcatctcctcttattgatttctcaactttttgaagaactataacattttagatttgtattaatataccaccgttatttgtctaatatattccactcaaaattcataattatcttagACTacacttgatagaaaaataaataaagatcaaacatcgggcacccttcacaatcatcgatttctttcttctcttgaccttccaacaaattttatatgtagactctcatcttaagaaaatctcaatcttctatatcagtccaagtaacaatattaaatttaaaaaaaatatgagatctatgttaggacattctaagtttgaactaatatcataactatcaagctgttaataatcttgagatatctagaatttcttggtattatctacaatgaagcaacctactgataaaaattattcgactatgatcagattatatcaaaatttatagcatcctttcattatcaataaaatctttccttatttgaaactaatgtatttcatcataatatcttttgatttaaaagattaatatttctaatcaatttaatccatcatgcttttgctgcacactctgatcttaatttatcaaattatataagtctatcaaagataaaaatatccttatatgtgagatcaatccaggatagatccaaccttcaaattttatataagacttagggcaaaattttaagtttctttatctttactatctatgggtatagcatataaaaattaaatcttgatccacttcctatgtttgaaatcattgcataagttttatcactcttcaagaatccaacatgtctagaatcaattaaagttaaccttagatttaccttacaatcatttagataattctaaatcaatcttcctttttaaaagaattaattctaacttgacaaactaaaaaaactcaagccaacatccttataagtagaatcaacttgattatttcttagagagctcccttcatcacaacccttaatattaattaataaatccatacaaaatcttgtcccttgtataagtcattcaaaatttaacactagcaagatgtcttagttcaatttaaaaaaaaatccaaactttgacttgaataattaatacacttcaccatcttcaacaatcataaaaaaaataaaaaaataaaattaatccacaaatagtaatataaattattaaagattttatcataatttatatatcatactctgataaaataaattttcttctttaatttaacaacaatatcaaaatacttttgatccacttaaaaaagtaaacttttgacttgaaattcaatgtaacttgaaagatcaaggaatcatattcagaatatgatattttgagtaaccaaagattcaccaagatgtgtatctcatattctcataataaaattcaagtatatttttcatctaagattgagttttatatatgattctcttataggttcaatgctcaaaaatatttctatctcatatgatgaaatttcttcttaaaccatatcctaacttccttctgataaatttaaaatttataatacttagataattaacatcaaaatcagaaaagttatcataatttccatccatataagtttagcatttcaaaatcatcgagtatactcaacataacatatcaatacctcccgcttccttccagggtcaactcttcttatattcaggccaccctactaattgaaattcaagatataactcgttaattctattatagatatcatatgcaacttatgcataaatttcatcttaatatctattgattcgaaatctaaatattgaattttctcttttatatctatcatgttcctcatgatcataacctaagttcagatatcactaaaattacaattctgaatcttaaactcaaataccacttaaatcatattttctagtgatcataatctaaactctaatatcattctattatacctttaatgatcataatcttaaactctgatattatcaatcatactctattaattataatcccaaagttt
Above is a genomic segment from Elaeis guineensis isolate ETL-2024a chromosome 1, EG11, whole genome shotgun sequence containing:
- the LOC140855185 gene encoding LOW QUALITY PROTEIN: putative disease resistance protein RGA3 (The sequence of the model RefSeq protein was modified relative to this genomic sequence to represent the inferred CDS: inserted 2 bases in 1 codon; substituted 1 base at 1 genomic stop codon); this encodes MAMIVDAFVKGFVIQLTNFVEGEVSITLKVKDDLQKLQTRLERIRGFLENAERKRHEDSNIGNWVRELKDIMYDADDIIDLCIIKGSKLLESHQSISVVCHPYPFPLFSCFSCMKFRREIGNRIRDLNNRLKEIVEDRSALPKLEYTNQDVEVSRVNPRRTFPIEVNSDIVGKQIEEATQGLVGLLVKEDKQKCWILGIVGMGGIGKTTLASNIYSDERIKENFPMRVWVCVSKDFSETELLKEMIRSAGGNYRQAKTKAELVPYLSSVLSKRFIIVLDDIWEAKVWEDLLRYPLESATAGGRIVITTRDINVATNMRALVHHVDEMDTDDGWALVCKKVFRDDEKEEIFNLRDIGLKIVKKCDGLPLAIKTIAGVLKLKKRSIIEWNNVLRSDAWSMSQLQTELPGALFLSYEDLASDLKQCFLFCSLYPEDSRMHRDDLVRYWLAEGFVKSQGDVLLEDLAEDYYKELICRNLLRLDPYFVDESWCTMHDLLRSLALFLIGDENTFVGGENAYNTNRLIKLRRLSVSNMGERLDIPDAVKKQKCLRTLIVWDSAGTKIVEHDLGRLGQLRVLDLTGTGLESLPDSIGNLLHLRYLDLDGTNVKNLPESIGHLQNLQTLKLSGCKSLHTLPKAITRLCNLRCLGLDKTPLSHLPKGIGKLRNLVSLEGFVVGDDGGEQDQGCDLQELQSLSQLRVLRIDRLERSRAGASALASICFLRKLVLCWLPPEAENNQPRCGEDAIQKVNKICNNLSPPSNLEDLQFHDFFGSGFPGWLMSSSLGASFPHLAFLQLDKCRSCRQLPPLGLLPQLKFLRISGADAISTIGPELLGXAVAQELTAFPRLEYLQLKHMRNWKEWSLGVVEEVGDEIRGASKLLPHLKSLRLENCPXLIALPEGLGYATNLQKLHIEGAHNLREIKNLPSLTDKLYIKENPRLERVSNLPMLKSLRILNCPRLEHVENVDKLQFLVVVLEHPFVLQGPSEIPTGHSPECLPDVSNNPDQQSEHLPRWLLDRLEPHQNAPTAVQNLRKFRLKCSSPLFTSFPKDTPNFIQWIPEVWIQDIDGPSWIRYTKGPPPPFQTNEQTEG